In Pseudomonadales bacterium, the genomic stretch TATGGTCGGGTTTGGCAATTGGCCCAATCTCTTCATTCACCAGCGCAACCAGATCTTGCTGCAGCGCGGCGTCTTGCGCTACACCTTGATTTACCGTGACATAGCAATAAATGCCTTGGCCTTTAATATCATGTGGAAAACCAACTACGGCGGCTTCTGCGACATCGGGGTGCAATACCAGTGCAGATTCGATTTCG encodes the following:
- a CDS encoding acetyl-coenzyme A synthetase (Acs; catalyzes the conversion of acetate and CoA to acetyl-CoA) produces the protein EIESALVLHPDVAEAAVVGFPHDIKGQGIYCYVTVNQGVAQDAALQQDLVALVNEEIGPIAKPDHIQWAPGLPKTRSGKIMRRILRKIAENELDTLGDTSTLADPSVVDDLIAQRRQ